The genomic window ACGAAGCAGATGTGTCAGTTGTTGGGATGTAAGGAAGCCTCTCTACCAGTCCGATACTTAGGAATCTCTCTGGGAGCGAACCCAAGGCTAGTTAAGACTTGGAAACCAGTGATTGATAAGGTGGAAGGAAAGTTGAGCTTGTGGAAGGCGAAGACCCTCAATAAAGCGGGCAAGCTAGTTCTTATCAAATCTGTCCTCAATAGCCTGCCTATATGCTATCTCAGCCTATACAAGATGCCAAACGCAGTAGCGAAAAAGTTGATCTCGTTGCAAAGACAGTTCTTGTGGAGCAAGGAGGATGGGAAGATAGGGATGCCTCTAGTGAGATGGGAGATAGTGATGGCTCCTAGGAAGGCGGGTGGTTTAGGTGTGGGAGATGCAGTGATCAGGAATACAGCTCTTCTGTTTAAGTGGTAGTGGAGGTTTTCGAAAGAAGAATACCCCTTATGGAAGAGAATAGTATGCTCTTGTAATAGCATGAATTCTTCTGCGATACTATGTGGTCAGCCTGTTCCTACAAGAGGGGTCATTGGAAAGATATTTGTCAGTTTCAGATCAGGGAGCCACAAATCAGAGTAAAGATGATCAGAGGCTTATCTATGGATCTAGGGAATGGCAGAACAATCAAGTTCTGGGAGGATGTCTGGTTACCTGGTGGAAGGTTGAAAGAGATGTTTCCAAGGCTTTTTTCGGTCTCAAATCTCACAGGATCTGTTATAGGGGATtgcgggttttgggatgggttagaatGGATATGGAGTTTCCAGTGGAGGAGAGAACTATTTCAGTGGGAGCTGGAACTTCTACACCAACTCCATGAAGTTTTGCAGTCAGTAAGAATAACAACTGAGAGGGAGGACAGGGTGGTCTGGAAATATGATAAAACTGGTATTTTTActactaactcctttgtgcaggtgATGCAGGAAGCAGCTCTTCCGGAGAAAATTACAAGCTATAGCTTCACTAATGCTATTTGGAAGGGTTTCGTCCCGCCAAGGGTTGAATTATGTGCTTGGTTTGTATTGGTTGAGAGGGTGAATACTATAAGGAGAGACTATGCAAATTAGGTGTCATTGACCATCATGATAATATGTGTGTTTTATGCTGTAAGTCTGTTGAGTCTGTTTCTCATTTATTTATTGGCTGTGAGatcacttggcaggtgtggtgtgcatggTTATTTGCTCTTGGAAGGATGTGAACTATACCGGGTACACTAAAATAACACTTTGAGAGTTGGACGAATGCTTCACAAAGAAAGAATGAGAGGAGGCGGTGGTTGATTGGATTTTTTGCTGTAATCTGGGCAATTTGGCTAGAAAAGAATGGTAGAGTCTTCAATAATAAAGGCTCAGGGGTGGTGAAAATAATAAACAGATCCTTTATACTCTCCGACGAGTGGCTTGGTGGTGAACCTCTTGGTTATTGATGGGAATGTCGAAGATGACTAGAGGGTACTTTACTTTTGGGTTGATCGATGCCGGTTTGTACGTTGAGTAATCTGTTGTTTACTTTCTGTTACTCCACCTTGTTGTGTTGagattataaaatatagtttttatatatctaataataataattagatttatattttagattcattaagttttattaattattgttagaaGTCAATAAATATAACACCAAAATTGTGTCAAGTGGTCAAAAGAAAGCTAAAGAGTTTAACAAAAATACTACATATTGACCAAGACATTAAAATGAATAGCCTGTAATTTATTCCAAATTTATATTATTCACTTAAGTCAAATTTAATCAATGTGAGATTAAATGACTCACACTTGAAATCTCAGCAAAATTGAGATACTTTACCAGGATTTTATCAACTTCTGAGAGAAACTCCACTTGATAAGTCACTAGaatgattgttttttttttaagagcTGTCATGACATATTTCTGTAATTTCATAAATGTAATTTCAAATATATTAGACCTATAGTTTTGTTGTGATTGAGAATCCAAAGTGAAATCTCTCTTAAATTGAATAAATGAGTAGCAGTATGTGCATCAACTGTACTGAAAAGATCATCAATAAATGTCAGCATCATTGTACACTGCTTGAGCTAGTTGAATCCTTTGCTTTTGCCCTCCACTCATATTGATCCGATCCTTCTTTGACCGATTTCTGTCAGATCGCCATGGCTTAAATTATTGATGTCCTTATCCAAGGCACAGGCCTTAATGTATTCTGATATCTTTTCTTGTCTATTGGTTTGCCAAAGAGTATGTTATCTCTAACTGTCCTGTCTCACTTTGGATCCAAAAAAGTTGAGAAATATATGTTATGGTACCATATACATTAACCTGTTTTGCATTATCATGAAATAACATTTAAGTATAAGAAAAAATGTGTAAGATactaaaataataagataaacaaTCAAAATAGTCCAAAATTTTGTGATATACTCGAAGTTATAAATATGAATTTGGCATGATAATGAACCAACAAAAACTTGTGGTGTTCAATAACTCACATTTCCTGAAATCTTTGGAATCTCTCCAAGTATTGCATGTAAGAGAGATGATTTTTCACCCCTAACTGGCCCACAACTGCTACTTTATGCCCCATTTCAGTTACAAATTCACACCAGCTAAAGTTGGGGACACTGATTCTTGATCCCAAGTAAAATTTTCACCTTCAATTCAAGTTTCTACCTTTAATTTCTAGTTCCTACTTCCTAGTACAAGAAAATTAGAAGAGAAAGTTTCTAGAAatgattattatttttctatatttattttttttattaacaatGGACTTAAAGTCCAAAGAAAAACAAACTAAAAGGCAACCGTTTTTGAAAATGAGATGCGGATAAAATCAGTATGAGAACGAAAAGagatacaaaaaaataaatttaagaatACATGACAATTAAAAGGTAAATTATGACCATAATTAACCATTTTATCTCATAAAAATTTACTTTTCGAAACTGATGAAGTAGTTTTCAGTTGATTGGTCTGCTGCACCTTTCTCTAATTGCCAAAATATGAGCTCGAGAAGAATACAAATTAATATCATCATAAAAAACAACTTTATCTGTAGCACTTGATGAGTCCAGCTCTACAACCACATGATTATACTCCAGATTTATAGTAAGATTCACATCCATCAAAATTTTCCAGAATTTTACTGAAGTAACCGAAGTAAAAATTAAGTTTGCactaaaatcaattaaaaatctTTTATCCATTTCTCTAATAATTCCTCTGCAAGCTACATTTTCATtcttaataatttataaaagaaGTTTTGGGTTTGTGGATGATGCAAGTTTTGCTGAGTGTAATTTGCATTAACGGATTATGGAAGGACATATATACGATCAGAAAATAAGCATGGTTCATGGGTTAGATTAGGGGTGTTCAAATTCAAATCGATTCAAATTAAATCGCTCATCTAATTTAATCCAAATCGAAAATCAATTAAAACTGTACTAATTCGAATTTGATTAAATtctatatatttttgggttttgttaagtagacaatgacttttgtaaataatgtgaataatgagCTCTAAAATtgacccaataaaataaaaaaacactctACCCCAAATTACTTCCTAAACCTCAATATTAGATAACTATTTGtacacctagtgaattgaacatttaGCCATTGTTAACTATGCATGAGTAAAtcgaataaaaagaaataatcaaccaattaaaaataattaacataatcATCTGGATACCTATTGAATTAAACATCCGACAtattcattgttcacattgtttaatattcttattgtctacctatacttttcctctattttttttcaaaccgatcggatcggatttcggatctacttttcataaccgatccaatccaatccaaactacATAatatgctataatattattattttattattatatttacaattatacttataacatgttcaatttattatatatttttatattattcatgaaTTATTATGATTTAATAAATATTGTATGTTCAaaatgtgatttatttatttattttcactaacctacaattttatttttattgttatgttattattggttttttaagatattgttaaaacttattatgttattattaattatctaaaatgtaatgttgAGACttattatatgtatttaatttttttaatttataaaatcgtAAATCTAATATAATCTAAATCGCTTAAAATTGAATCGGAtcgaattttttaaaaaaatatccaatTCAAATTTAAACTGCACCGCAAGTAAAAAATATCTAATCAGAGACTATTATTTTCGGTGGTTCTTTGCCAAAAGATACGGCTTCATTTAGTAAATTTTTTGAGAAAagcttttatatttaaataaaaaatatatatttttatatttataattttttaaaaattaaaaatatttttaaaaatattttaaaagataattttttaaaaataaattttattttcaaaaaaatctNNNNNNNNNNNNNNNNNNNNNNNNNNNNNNNNNNNNTATTAATAAATATTTAAGTTTCTTTTATATTtgtaaaattaactactaaatcgATTTCGACGTgacaaaaacaaatttaaaaaatgagaacaacacaaaaatccctaaaaaatttgaaaatttgacaaAAACACGTTCTCTCCGCCAATAGATCTGTCTCCATTAACATTAATTGCTGATCTAGCTAACTCTTAATATTTCGTTACTTATGTAgcgtttttaattaattttagcaATGTATAAGCTGAAAATACAAAAGCCCACCAAGTTGAATTTGAGTGAATCCTAAAACATTCAAAGTTCAGTTAGTCGCTTTCTCTATCTCCTGCAGCGGTTCCTATTTGCAAATCATGGAGCAAGACACAAATATGGTGGGAGCAAAGTGCATTCCAAGAAAGCCACAAAGAAAGAAGATGGTTCTTCTCAATCCTCGAATTGAATGAATGAACACGAAATGAAATGGAACAAATAAAAACATACTCGTGAATGGAAGTTAGTTGGTGAAAGCTGAGTAATAGCTTAAATGGCATAGattttccatactcaattaagaggttgcgggttcgagtcttctagctcaaatggcatagactaaaaaaaaaaaaagctgagACGAGAAAAATGCTTAGTATTAAAGAACTATAAGAagtgaaatttttgaaagattaaaTTATTGATGACGATAAATATCGACAAATGGTAGGATAAGGATTAATGAAGTTGTAGGTGGTTTTAATGGCATAGAGCATGGCATTGCACTTCGCAAGTCAATGGACATTTTTAAATTTAACTGAAATAGAATATTTATCttcaaaaaataatataaatttattttttattttttcttataaatattaaaaattatttttaatttaattttactaaAATTAGAATTATTATGCAATTGGATCTATGATTTTATTTCAGTTtggtttagtaaaatttttggaagAGGTGcttgtattttttaaaagtacAAAGCACAAActttttattttgtgtttggtgaataaaaaaattatgtgttTATATTTACAGTTTTTAAAAAATTGGAGTACTTTTAAAAATAAGGTGAAACTTTTTAAAGTTGACTTGtggttttcaaattttaaaagtctataacttcatatattaactaatttttaaatttaacgcTTAAATTTATatcaattataatatttttaaattttaaaaactattttattaaataattattgtttcttttatttattaaaaattatttttaatttaatttaccaaatataaataatatacttattaaaaaaatatcttttaaaagctAATTTTTACNNNNNNNNNNNNNNNNNNNNNNNNNNNNNNNNNNNNNNNNNNNNNNNNNNNNNNNNNNNNNNNNNNNNNNNNNNNNNNNNNNNNNNNNNNNNNNNNNNNNNNNNNNNNNNNNNNNNNNNNNNNNNNNNNNNNNNNNNNNNNNNNNNNNNNNNNNNNNNNNNNNNNNNNNNNNNNNNNNNNNNNNNNNNNNNNNNNNNNNNNNNNNNNCTAATTTTTACGGGTTACTTTTCAATAATAAAAGGTTTAACAAATTAAGGTTTAGTTTAGtaaagtttttactttttaaaaatggTAGTATTTATGTTTagtaatcaaattaaaaatagttttcaatAAACACAATTAACATTAATTGCtgttggtaaaatagcttttaaaatttaaaaatactataataaacataaatataaacattaaatttaaaaattagttaacatatgaggttatattaaacttttaaattttaaaaagttctaTCTTATgtgatttcaaaaatatttcgattttttaaaagttacaagcacaagcacataatcttttttatttaccaaatacaaaataaaaaactttAGCTTTTAAAAAGCACGTACAGCTCTTCGAAACGAAACCAAATCTAAGACTGCAAGCACAAGAAGATTAGAAGAGAAAGTTTCTAAGTTTCTAGAAGAGCAGATAGGTGTGACGGTGAGAGTACAAGGGTAGAAGTAAATAAAGCAGGATTGCAAGTGAAGCGTGCATATAATAATGGGCTTGGCTCAGCCTTCTGGACGCTGTAAGCATATATTTGATTGTATCTGTAAGTGGTATCCAACAGCGGCTCTCGTGATGATGGTTGCTTCGTTAGTTATTGCCGGGGTCGTATCACACTTTGTCTCCGACAAGACTGTCGACAATGTGGTGTTGGCTCTCAtgttcttttatcttattttgcttTGTGGACCACTGGTACTAGTGTGCATATTCGACGAAAACGAGAAGAAGGAGACGCAGCAGACAAGGTCACAAATCAAAAACTCTAATCATTCAGAGTCAGTTACACACAGCTCTGTAGACGTAAATCTCCTGGTCACTACTACTGTAACGGCAGTGCCTAAAATACCAAAACAAGAACCAAAACCAGATCCACGTCTAAATATGGGGATAGCTCCGGTAGCCACCAAGAAAGCCTTTCCGCATGTCAGAAGCGGAGAAGGAAAAGGAGACCAAAACTGAATGCGCTATTTGCTTCCACAACTTCATGCTTATTCCAACTATTTGACTTCTTCTGTGATCAGCATAGATTCTGCTCTTCCTGCATGCCTCAATTTACCAGGAGAAACATTCTTCCACTACACGCACGTCGTTGACGAGtttcatttattattttaaacatTTGATGGACTAgatcattcttttttcttttatattattatttgaattagtttaatGAGAATAAAATTTGTCATTTTTTTCTTTGAACTACCATGAtcattgttttctttttcatttgaATTAGTTTAATGAGAATAAAAATGGTCATTTTTTTCTTTGAACTACCATGATCATTGCTTGCTAGTTGTTATATGCATGCGAGTTGCCACTCTTGTACAAAAAGTTATGAAACTCCGTtctactttttttattttggtcaTGGATTCTGTTCTGTGaactaaattttatatatataacccTCAATTGACAGACTTAAAATATACTTTATTTAAGTCGTTTAGTTTAAAAGTAGGCAAAAttatattaacaaaataattttttggaCCTCAATTATAGAAAGCATTTGAGAAGAGTTCtaattgaaatattttttgtgttgatACTCGAGTTAAAAATTAGATCGAAATATGTAtattgtatttttaaaaattaatatgttGAACCATACATAAAGCAAAAACTACGGACTAGCTAGGAGTAGGTATTTCCATTTCTCAAATCTGAAGGAGCTAAGGA from Arachis ipaensis cultivar K30076 chromosome B09, Araip1.1, whole genome shotgun sequence includes these protein-coding regions:
- the LOC107614708 gene encoding uncharacterized protein LOC107614708, producing the protein MERRLRQGDLLSLFLFVLVVDVFHQMIGEAVTNGRISPFLVGQDHIELSHLQFTDDTILFYPPEEETIRNYKRLLRCFKLMSGLSINFENSSFIPVNCEQRWTKQMCQLLGCKEASLPVRYLGISLGANPRLVKTWKPVIDKVEGKLSLWKAKTLNKAGKLVLIKSVLNSLPICYLSLYKMPNAVAKKLISLQRQFLWSKEDGKIGMPLVRWEIVMAPRKAGGLGVGDAVIRNTALLFKW